Proteins co-encoded in one Maylandia zebra isolate NMK-2024a linkage group LG16, Mzebra_GT3a, whole genome shotgun sequence genomic window:
- the cerkl gene encoding ceramide kinase-like protein: MSEPEELPQREQRESTKKKKKTKRSGKKKKEQREGEEQVEFEQEVQSVSECVVLHGIFKLGKKSHDVLLTRTKLTWTPIIPENPTGETGVPQSGEVLLQDIFAVKVKRRRAAGQESGGPVLGVALFWCRRKGRRLEEDTLHLHNASSEHTHTWYNTLKELLTGFSNRPTNLKVFINPSSHKKEAVHIYRDHVAPLFKMADIRTDITVTERKGHALSVIKECKLDEYDGVVCVGGDGSVAELCHALVLRAQLDADSPEKPVRATLPLGIIPAGSTDVVSCSVHGVRDPVTAALHIVLGHLQQVDMCSFSSHGQLVCFGFSAMFGFGGRSLARAEKTRWMPSSRRREYALVKTLARLRPEDCQLSFLSARKSNSNLFVQRDKDQDQDQDPKSEGEESWVTNQGLYLSISIMSIPCLSPHAPQGLAPNTSLANGSAALIAVGNTSRSEFIKHLKRYSSSTGQFNFSFVETHAVSAVKIRPCSLIGCSEDESEEEGDLKTTPFIHAEGTTFPWNIDGELVEIANEVLIRVHPRLITLYGEEVEEAESSVSCSCI, translated from the exons ATGTCGGAGCCCGAGGAGCTGCCGCAGAGAGAACAGCGAGAGAgtacgaagaagaagaagaaaacgaaGCGGAGtgggaaaaagaagaaggagcagCGGGAAGGAGAGGAGCAGGTGGAGTTTGAGCAGGAGGTGCAGAG TGTCAGTGAGTGCGTTGTGCTGCACGGGATCTTCAAACTGGGCAAGAAGAGTCACGACGTCCTGCTCACCCGAACCAAACTGACCTGGACGCCTATCATCCCGGAGAACCCCACAG GTGAGACTGGTGTCCCACAGTCAGGTGAGGTGCTGCTGCAAGACATATTTGCAGTGAAGGTGAAGCGGAGGCGAGCTGCGGGCCAGGAGTCAGGGGGACCCGTGCTTGGTGTGGCTCTCTTCTGGTGTAGGAGGAAAGGGAGAAGGCTGGAGGAGGACACGCTGCACCTCCACAATGCCTcctcagaacacacacacacctggtaCAACAccctgaaggagctgctcacag GGTTCAGCAACCGTCCTACAAATCTGAAGGTCTTCATCAACCCTAGCAGCCACAAGAAGGAGGCCGTTCACATCTACAGAGACCACGTGGCTCCTCTATTCAAGATGGCTGACATCCGAACTGACATCACAG TAACAGAGAGGAAGGGTCATGCTCTCTCAGTGATAAAGGAATGCAAACTGGATGAATATGATGG GGTGGTGTGCGTCGGTGGAGATGGTTCAGTTGCAGAGTTGTGTCATGCTCTGGTCCTCAGAGCCCAGCTGGATGCAGATTCCCCAGAAAAACCAGTGAGAGCCACACTGCCACTGGGAATCATCCCAGCTG GTTCCACAGATGTGGTTTCCTGTTCTGTTCATGGAGTCAGAGATCCAGTCACTGCAGCCCTCCACATCGTCTTGG GtcacctgcagcaggtggaCATGTGCAGCTTCTCGTCTCATGGCCAGTTGGTGTGCTTCGGTTTCTCTGCCATGTTTGGCTTTGGCGGGCGGAGTTTAGCGAGGGCAGAAAAGACGAGATGGATGCCATCGTCACGGCGGCGAGAGTATGCTCTGGTTAAGACGCTGGCTAGGCTgag ACCGGAGGACTGTCAGCTCTCCTTTTTATCAGCAAGGAAGTCAAACAGCAATTTGTTTGTACAGCG AGATAAGGACCAGGACCAAGACCAGGACCCAAAGTCCG AGGGGGAGGAGTCCTGGGTGACCAATCAGGGCCTGTATCTGAGCATCAGCATCATGTCTATCCCTTGCCTGAGTCCACACGCACCTCAAGGACTAGCTCCAAACACCAG TTTGGCAAATGGCAGTGCAGCGCTGATTGCGGTCGGAAACACCTCCAGGTCCGAGTTTATTAAACACCTAAAGAGATACAGCAGCTCTACTGGACAG TTCAACTTCTCCTTCGTGGAGACGCATGCTGTGTCAGCAGTGAAGATCCGCCCCTGCTCACTGATTGGCTGTTCTGAGGATGAGAGTGAAGAGGAGGGTGACTTGAAAACCACACCCTTCATCCACGCAGAAGGAACAACCTTCCCCTGGAACATCGACGGAGAGCTGGTGGAAATTGCTAATGAAGTGCTCATCAG